CCAGAGCACGCGTTCCTCGGCCGACCCCGACGGCACCTTGTGCCCGGCCTTCGCGTTGACCAGGGTCGCGCTCAGCCGCACGCTGTCGCCCGGCTCGGCTTCGCGGGACTCGGGGTGGATGCGCACCTCGACGACGCCGGCGAGCTTGCCGTTGTCGTGGGCGCCGTGGAAGAGGTGCTGGCGCACGTCGGGCAGCGGCTCGCCCATCGTCGCGCTGCGGCCGGCCGCCGGGGGCATGTGGCAGTCCTGGCAGACGATGCCGGCCTTGCCGTGCGGGCCTTCCTTCCACTCCAGGTGCGTGCTCTTGACCCACAGGCCCCAGGGGTCCTTCTCGTTGTGGCAGGTGCCGCAGAACTCGGCGGTGCGCAGGAACGGGTTCTCGACGGTGTCGTGGTGCGGGCTGACCCGGCCCGCCCGCGGCCCCTGCTTGACCCGGCCCGGCTCGCTGATCCAGTTGAAGTTGAAGGGCGTGTCGCCCTCGAAGCCCGTGATCGAGTGGCAGAGGTCGCACGACACGCTCTCGTTGGCGCGCGAGCCGGCCTCCGGATGCGGCGGCGGCACGTCGCCGGCCAGGAAGGCGATGGGCGCGTGGCAGCCGTTGCAGCCGGCCTTCACGCCCGCGACCTTCGGCTCCTTCTCCGCGTGGGGCACCGCGAGGCCGAAGTACTCGATTGCGTCCCAGTGGTGGGTGTAGGCCTGCGACATCATCGCCTGCTCGTGCTGGCGCGCGATGTCGATGTGGCACGTGGCGCAGACCTGCGGGCGCTCGTAGTCGTCGTAGCTGCGCGTGCCGAGCGCGGCGTCGCTGGCGGGCGTCGCCGCGACGGTCGCGGCGGCGAGCAACAGCAGCGCCGGGCACAAAACCGCTAACCGATGTGGGAATCGCATCTTGACCTCCGGATCGATGTCGGCGGGCGGAGCCGTGGACCTAGGCGAGGTTGCCAAGCGAGGGTAGGCCCACGGCGATCGGGCGTCAAGTGGATGAAATGACGATCTCAATGGCCGGCGCCGGACGGGCGGTCGGCGAGGTCAGGCTCTTTCCTGCAGGAACCGGCGGCACGCCGCCACGATCCGGCCGGTGGCCAGGCCGTCGCCGTAGGGGTTGATCGCGCGGGCCATCGCGGCGTGGGCCGCGGGATCGGCCAGCAGGCGCGTCGCCTCGGCGACCAGCAGTTCCTCGTCGGTGCCCACCAGCTTCACCGTGCCTGCCGACACGGCCTCGGGCCGCTCGGTCGTCGCGCGCATCACCAGCACCGGTTTGCCGAGGCTGGGGGCCTCCTCCTGCACGCCGCCCGAATCGGTCAGGATCAGCGTGGCGCGGTCCATCAGC
The genomic region above belongs to bacterium and contains:
- a CDS encoding NapC/NirT family cytochrome c, whose amino-acid sequence is MLAAATVAATPASDAALGTRSYDDYERPQVCATCHIDIARQHEQAMMSQAYTHHWDAIEYFGLAVPHAEKEPKVAGVKAGCNGCHAPIAFLAGDVPPPHPEAGSRANESVSCDLCHSITGFEGDTPFNFNWISEPGRVKQGPRAGRVSPHHDTVENPFLRTAEFCGTCHNEKDPWGLWVKSTHLEWKEGPHGKAGIVCQDCHMPPAAGRSATMGEPLPDVRQHLFHGAHDNGKLAGVVEVRIHPESREAEPGDSVRLSATLVNAKAGHKVPSGSAEERVLWLHVTATDAAGKTWHLPVDAKGFAGEELTIASATAMAYQDIGDIKGLADFPGLKRDGEVPAGDRIFRLPYLDPQGRMTIAQWNTASFGPDYRLAPLAAVNETFTWKLPQDAAPGPMTVTAEVWYSRLVSSVAEYMNVPREESEPVKINTHITTFEVL